The Punica granatum isolate Tunisia-2019 chromosome 4, ASM765513v2, whole genome shotgun sequence genome has a window encoding:
- the LOC116202858 gene encoding trans-resveratrol di-O-methyltransferase-like: MGSFSSNDGAEKAMPVQLLQAQAHIWKHCYSYVSSMCLKCSLELGIPDAIQSHGGPMTFKQLVEAIPVCPGKARCLYRVMRVLVHWGFFELQIRKRGGAHEDEEAYSLNSASELLLRDNPVNLEPFVRFMLDPVSIKSMDCLSSWFQNDDLSPVETAHGLKAWDLVARNPELGCLFNGAMASDSRLVARVLTDHCKWAFEGLKSLVDVGGGTGETGKAIADAFPHMECTVFDLPHVVAGLQGTRNLKYVGGDMFNEKIPPADAILLKWILHDWTDEESVKILKKCKEAIPRKEEGGKLIIIETVMDDPTVGDENIKETQLLADVVMINVLGFERNKEEWAKLFAHAGFSDYVMRPILGLRSVIEVYP, from the exons ATGGGTTCATTTTCATCTAATGATGGAGCGGAGAAAGCAATGCCCGTGCAACTTCTTCAAGCTCAGGCCCACATATGGAAGCATTGCTACAGCTATGTCAGTTCAATGTGCTTGAAATGCTCCTTAGAACTCGGCATACCTGACGCAATTCAAAGCCACGGTGGACCCATGACCTTTAAGCAGCTTGTGGAAGCAATCCCGGTCTGCCCCGGGAAGGCTCGTTGCCTGTACCGCGTTATGCGTGTACTCGTCCACTGGGGCTTCTTCGAGCTGCAGATCAGAAAAAGAGGAGGTGCTCACGAGGATGAGGAGGCCTATTCGCTCAACAGTGCATCCGAACTCCTCCTCAGAGACAATCCTGTCAATTTGGAACCATTTGTGCGGTTCATGCTCGATCCCGTTTCGATTAAGTCGATGGATTGTTTGAGTTCCTGGTTCCAAAATGATGATCTTTCCCCGGTAGAGACGGCTCATGGACTGAAAGCCTGGGATCTTGTGGCCAGAAATCCCGAGTTGGGGTGCCTATTTAACGGTGCCATGGCTAGCGATTCTCGGTTGGTTGCAAGGGTGTTGACGGACCACTGCAAGTGGGCGTTTGAAGGGTTGAAGTCGCTCGTGGATGTAGGGGGCGGGACCGGGGAGACAGGCAAGGCGATCGCAGATGCTTTCCCGCATATGGAGTGCACCGTGTTCGATCTCCCGCATGTGGTGGCCGGTCTGCAAGGGACTAGGAACTTGAAGTATGTTGGAGGGGACATGTTTAATGAGAAAATCCCACCCGCTGATGCAATTCTTTTAAAG TGGATATTGCATGACTGGACTGACGAAGAGAGCGTAAAAATACTGAAGAAGTGCAAGGAAGCTATACCAAGAAAAGAGGAGGGAGGGAAGCTGATCATTATAGAGACGGTGATGGACGACCCAACCGTAGGAGATGAGAATATTAAGGAAACACAGCTCTTGGCCGACGTAGTCATGATAAACGTCCTGGGATTCGAAAGAAACAAAGAGGAGTGGGCCAAGCTCTTCGCGCATGCCGGTTTTAGCGATTACGTGATGCGTCCTATATTGGGTTTACGATCTGTCATTGAAGTTTATCCATGA